The following are encoded together in the Penicillium digitatum chromosome 3, complete sequence genome:
- a CDS encoding histone chaperone domain-containing protein — MSNAAERIAEDNYERENDPSPVTEDFAENSYAKEPKSYLRDQVPVQPDEQSFEDPIQPPYSNSDEQLEDDEREAIDKSNVMRGDRLRHAKPRTANKYNEGPDENDLPSGVD, encoded by the exons ATGTCGAACGCTGCCGAAAGAATTGCAGAAGATAATTATGAGAGAGAAAATGATCCTTCGCCCGTGACAGAAGACTTCGCAGAAAACTCCTATGCCAAAGAGCCCAAGTCCTACTTGAGAGACCAAGTCCCTGTTCAACCAGATGAACAGTCATTTGAAGATCCAATCCAACCTCCTTATTCCAATTCTGATGAGCAACTTG AGGATGATGAACGCGAAGCGATTGATAAGTCAAATGTCATGAGGGGAGATCGTCTCCGACATGCAAAGCCTAGAACTGCGAACAAGTACAATGAGGGGCCTGATGAAAACGATTTGCCTTCCGGAGTTGACTGA
- a CDS encoding COPI-coated vesicle protein, putative, whose product MDFTNIFRLVNIAVGAFMVLGGISNFFTGTWSTFILGAYVVVFGLVVGGLEFLPHVPDHAYRYASFLFSFLGRGVFYIFIGSILLHDQVLRIIDGSLIAFIGLGYIALEFIPSIEPPSNMRESDQGWGAEQV is encoded by the exons ATGGATTTTACAAACATCTT CCGTCTTGTCAACATCGCCGTGGGCGCGTTTATGGTGCTCGGTGGTATCAGTAACTTCTTCACCGGAACCTGGAGTACATTCATTCTGGGCGCATATGTCGTTGTCTTCGGTCTTG TCGTCGGCGGGCTTGAGTTCCTTCCTCACGTCCCGGACCACGCATACCGTTATGCGTCGTTCCTCTTCTCCTTTCTGGGCCGCGGTGTCT TCTACATCTTTATCGGTTCCATTCTGCTGCACGACCAAGTGCTGCGCATCATTGATGGTTCGCTGATCGCCTTCATCGGTCTCGGATACATCGCTCTCGAGTTCATTCCCTCTATCGAGCCTCCTTCGAACATGCGCGAATCTGACCAGGGCTGGGGTGCCGAGCAAGTCTAA
- a CDS encoding Ovarian tumor, otubain produces the protein MSLLTNGGRIVPILAGPDSHNPTPEVPALLDAYPPPIPISSNSSSPIVARILQDQQACKQAKPVHHASLEMASLLERGLYALPTEGDGNCLYYSLSDQLYGNTHHADEIRQLLANHMASNKDYFMQFVVAAGGERRRPKRAAASAYATRSADVSAPSQDEMERRFQEMIDTTRKNGEWGSSEHLQAFCQAFKVDLNVYTMDGVSVFQDVNAYLNQPRDILHVAFHDFKHYSSVRRMEGQHEGLLTKLKPFQPIEEKMKTDGTSDSKSAINLEQFTSPEKKADSGYATTNAGLAVDLYPPWDIKSIQEGLGGRYDRETIVDMLQRCRGDIDRAFAALLDENTDVPFDKKAAPGISIKSSLQASRSSSPFSTGSKRSAEDSDDSEDPRPARRTRPKKRLVSNLTLGVGISFRDEHDEVVSLNLRMNSDTKDGQAPDLPLPGNTTPEQSDLDGQKCRRSRRLSRPRPI, from the exons ATGTCTCTCCTCACCAATGGTGGCAGAATCGTGCCCATACTTGCGGGCCCTGATTCTCACAATCCCACCCCCGAGGTGCCTGCGTTGTTAGACGCATATCCTCCTCCAATCCCAATTTCTTCAAACTCCTCCTCGCCAATTGTAGCCCGCATATTGCAGGACCAGCAGGCTTGCAAACAAGCCAAGCCTGTCCACCACGCGAGCTTGGAGATGGCCTCTCTCTTAGAGAGAGGCCTTTATGCACTCCCCACCGAGGGAGACG GCAATTGTCTCTACTACTCCCTCTCCGACCAACTGTATGGCAACACCCACCATGCAGACGAAATCCGCCAACTTCTAGCCAATCACATGGCTTCCAATAAAGACTACTTCATGCAATTTGTTGTTGCTGCAGGTGGGGAGCGCCGCCGGCCTAAACGAGCAGCTGCATCTGCGTATGCCACTCGCTCTGCCGATGTCTCTGCTCCCTCCCAGGATGAAATGGAACGGCGGTTCCAGGAAATGATTGATACCACTCGCAAGAATGGAGAATGGGGAAGCTCCGAGCACCTCCAGGCATTCTGTCAGGCCTTCAAGGTCGACTTGAATGTTTATACTATGGATGGTGTTTCAGTGTTCCAGGATGTCAACGCCTACCTAAACCAACCTCGGGATATTTTGCATGTAGCCTTCCAT GACTTCAAACACTACTCTTCGGTGCGGAGGATGGAGGGACAGCATGAAGGGCTTCTTACCAAATTGAAGCCTTTCCAACCTATcgaggagaagatgaagaccgATGGCACTTCAGATTCCAAGTCCGCCATCAATCTTGAGCAATTCACTTCAccggaaaaaaaagctgATAGTGGTTATGCAACTACCAATGCTGGCCTTGCCGTTGACCTTTACCCCCCTTGGGATATTAAATCCATCCAAGAGGGATTAGGTGGCCGATATGACCGGGAGACTATTGTGGACATGCTCCAGAGATGTCGTGGCGACATTGACCGCGCCTTTGCCGCGCTTTTAGATGAGAATACCGACGTCCCATTTGATAAGAAAGCTGCTCCTGGAATTTCAATCAAATCAAGCTTGCAGGCCTCgcggtcttcttctccattCAGCACGGGTAGCAAGCGATCCGCGGAGGATAGCGACGATTCGGAAGATCCTCGTCCCGCAAGACGCACCCGACCTAAAAAACGCCTCGTCTCCAACCTCACCTTGGGCGTTGGTATCTCATTCAGGGATGAGCACGACGAAGTTGTCTCCTTGAATCTTCGA ATGAACTCTGACACAAAAGATGGTCAGGCCCCAGACCTCCCTCTCCCGGGTAACACTACCCCGGAACAATCGGACCTGGACGGTCAAAAATGTCGTCGCAGCAGACGACTTTCCCGCCCGCGCCCAatctga
- a CDS encoding D-amino acid oxidase produces MTNNIVVLGAGVSGLTTAYLLSQNPTNKITVLAKHMPGDYDIEYASPWAGANYMPVGKEGSAHQKWERDTWPALKEITEKHPEAGIHFRGTLIYNRKNDQETDTGKLFSELTQPNPWYKDIVLNFKSIPSDQLPPGVDNGQEFTSVCINTAVYLPWLVGQCIKNGAVFERAVFKHIADAANAHHTGQKADVVVNCTGLSSKTLGGVLDDKMYPARGQIVVVRNDPGPMLSTSGTNDGEDEALYIMTRAAGGGTILGGSYQKDNWNGVPDMNLANRIMKRCIDICPGLVKKGQGIEGLDIVRHGVGLRPLREGGTRIEKDKVDGVAIVHNYGHGGFGYQASFGCAYSAVSLVNEIMQNISHAKLRRFSIYKHLIKHCTMSAHTPHEVAWKINKVLNEFGRSPLHSTALADPKSLNSSPEIVLAMVLDAVIKARPISHELTQKTLRKLIEAEYHDINVLFKSTWQDRTVVLQEGGYNRFREQCATNLGELAKLIVERYDGDLNNLLKVADGKIHKARILMKEVRGMGDVAVEVFFNNVQSIWPSTAPCLDSRSLKTANEIGIGTDLDEIYNALDQDPTRMAWFANGVSEIRLEKRQEAFEEI; encoded by the exons ATGACAAATAACATTGTAGTACTAGG TGCTGGCGTGTCTGGTTTGACCACCGCATATCTACTCTCACAAAACCCCACTAACAAGATTACTGTGCTGGCAAAACATATGCCTGGGGATTATGATATTGAATATGCGTCCCCTTGGGCCGGTGCTAACTATATGCC GGTGGGAAAGGAGGGAAGTGCTCATCAGAAATGGGAGCGCGATACCTGGCCAGCATTGAAAGAAATCACAGAGAAGCACCCGGAGGCCGGTATCCACTTCCGag GCACTTTGATTTACAACCGAAAGAATGATCAAGAAACAGACACCGGAAAGTTGTTCTCAGAATTGACCCAGCCAAACCCTTGGTATAAAGATATCGTGCTTAAT TTCAAAAGCATCCCCTCTGATCAATTACCTCCTGGAGTGGACAATGGCCAGGAGTTCACATCTGTTTGCATCAACACTGCGGTCTACCTGCCGTGGTTGGTCGGTCAGTGCATCAAGAACGGCGCCGTCTTCGAGAGAGCCGTTTTCAAGCATATCGCCGATGCGGCCAACGCCCATCACACTGGACAGAAAGCCGACGTAGTGGTCAACTGCACCGGCCTATCATCCAAGACCCTTGGCGGTGTTCTCGATGACAAGATGTATCCCGCCCGCGGCCAGATCGTCGTGGTCCGCAACGACCCCGGCCCCATGCTATCGACATCTGGGACTAACGATGGAGAAGATGAGGCGTTGTACATTATGACTCGTGCTGCAG GTGGTGGCACGATTCTCGGTGGCTCTTACCAAAAGGACAACTGGAATGGAGTCCCGGACATGAACCTTGCCAATCGCATCATGAAGCGTTGCATCGATATCTGCCCCGGCCTTGTTAAGAAGGGGCAGGGAATCGAGGGATTGGATATTGTTCGCCATGGCGTTGGCCTCCGACCATTGAGAGAGGGTGGCACTCGCATTGAAAAAGACAAGGTTGACGGCGTGGCAATTGTTCACAACTACGGCCATGGAGGATTTGGCTATCAGGCCTCCTTCGGCTGTGCGTATTCCGCTGTCTCTTTGGTGAATGAGATCATGCAAAATATATCCCACGCTAAGCT CAGAAGATTCTCCATCTACAAGCATTTGATCAAGCATTGCACGATGTCAGCACATACGCCTCACGAAGTAGCCTGGAAAATCAACAAGGTCTTGAACGAGTTCGGTAGATCTCCTCTACATAGCACCGCGCTTGCCGACCCAAAGTCGCTAAATTCCAGCCCTGAGATAGTTTTGGCAATGGTTCTTGATGCCGTAATCAAAGCACGGCCAATCTCTCACGAGTTGACGCAGAAAACGCTCAGGAAGCTGATCGAGGCCGAGTACCATGACATCAACGTACTTTTCAAGAGCACGTGGCAAGATCGCACAGTGGTTCTACAAGAAGGGGGTTACAACCGGTTTCGAGAACAATGTGCTACCAATCTCGGTGAACTTGCGAAGCTGATTGTTGAGAGATACG ATGGAGATTTGAACAATCTCTTGAAGGTTGCAGATGGCAAAATTCACAAAGCTAGAATATTGATGAAGGAGGTCCGGGGGATGGGCGACGTGGCAGTGGAGGTATTTTTCAACAATGTTCAAAGCATATGGCCAAGCACTGCTCCTTGTCTCGATTCACGGAGCTTGAAAACCGCAAATGAGATTGGGATTGGAACTGATTTGGATGAAATATACAATGCGCTAGATCAGGACCCCACGCGCATGGCTTGGTTTGCCAACGGTGTCTCCGAGATCCGACTGGAGAAAAGGCAGGAAGCATTTGAGGAAATTTGA
- a CDS encoding Sucrose/H+ symporter, plant, with protein sequence MADIMSRKPYLFDLRASKQLIGIAVFSTTFTDEFLYGIIVSVLPFSLTVRSGVPEADVPFWTSTALAVFGLAMVLGAPIAGWVVGKYERRQIPFLGGLSCAFGATLSFMLGFKPWVIIVARILQGLSAGIVYTAGLTLLVDTIESHELGPWIGFGLSGMNFGVPVSPTLGGFTYEKAGFYPVFIMSLGVVLVNLFLILLMIDRKTAAKHRGQKDPTKCSCLPNGNPTKIAITNGKRRLSTVEDADPTTSTPLLSRCHETSPVVKFPSWWTVVGGFILNPRIRAALYGCLINTILVSAMDTVLPIFIRQTFHWLSGATGAISLNLTIPSLIGPFVGMTSDKYGVRMISSIGFTLAAVAVALLTLTLHDDTKSKVMTCALLYFVGIGLNTSLTPLVAEIPRIVNIAQEEQPDIYSDKSAVTEAYMLLDAVFGAGTVLGPLLSDIALEKLGWTGCTTMLGFLSLSAIVPVWKYVVQDMFRNAADLGKMVHLDPNHKGR encoded by the exons ATGGCGGATATCATGTCAAGAAAACCATACCTTTTCGATCTGCGCGCATCCAAGCAACTGATCGGCATTGCTGTCTTTTCGACCACGTTTACAGATGAATTTCTTTACGGAATT ATCGTATCCGTGCTTCCTTTCTCACTGACAGTCCGATCCGGAGTGCCAGAGGCTGATGTCCCATTCTGGACATCCACCGCTTTGGCCGTCTTCGGTCTCGCAATGGTACTTGGTGCCCCAATAGCAGGCTGGGTTGTTGGGAAATACGAAAGACGCCAGATACCATTCTTGGGAGGCCTCTCTTGTGCATTTGGTGCCACTCTCTCGTTCATGCTTGGATTCAAGCCATGGGTGATCATTGTGGCAAGGATTTTACAGGGTCTATCGGCGGGAATTGTCTACACTGCCGGCTTAACGCTGTTGGTAGACACGATCGAGTCGCACGAGCTGGGGCCCTGGATTGGCTTCGGACTCTCGGGTATGAATTTTGGGGTGCCCGTATCACCCACTCTCGGAGGATTTACATATGAGAAAGCAGGGTTCTATCCTGTCTTTATCATGAGTCTTGGCGTGGTTCTAGTTAACTTATTTCTCATTTTGCTCATGATAGACAGAAAGACCGCTGCAAAGCATAGAGGGCAAAAAGATCCAACCAAGTGTTCTTGTCTTCCGAATGGGAACCCGACAAAAATTGCCATTACAAATGGAAAACGTCGATTGTCAACTGTTGAAGACGCCGATCCAACTACCTCAACACCGCTCCTCTCACGCTGCCACGAGACTTCTCCAGTTGTAAAATTCCCTTCTTGGTGGACTGTTGTCGGAGGCTTTATTCTAAATCCTCGCATACGTGCTGCTTTGTATGGATGTCTAATTAACACGATCTTGGTAAGCGCCATGGATACGGTCCTTCCGATCTTTATCAGGCAGACTTTTCACTGGCTTTCTGGTGCAACGGGTGCCATCTCTTTAAACTTGACCATTCCATCATTGATAGGTCCATTCGTTGGAATGACCTCAGACAAATATGGCGTTCGAATGATCTCCAGCATCGGGTTTACGTTGGCAGCTGTAGCAGTCGCTCTCCTCACTCTGACGCTACATGACGACACTAAAAGCAAGGTAATGACCTGCGCACTATTATATTTTGTTG GGATAGGGCTCAATACATCACTGACCCCATTGGTTGCGGAAATCCCTCGCATTGTGAACATCGCTCAAGAGGAACAGCCTGATATATATAGCGATAAAAGTGCAGTCACTGAGGCTTATATGCTCCTTGATGCGGTATTTGGCGCTGGCACTGTGCTCGGCCCATTGCTTTCAGATATTGCGCTCGAGAAATTGGGATGGACTGGATGCACCACCATGCTGGGTTTTTTGAGTTTGTCAGCCATCGTTCCAGTGTGGAAGTATGTTGTTCAAGACATGTTTAGAAATGCCGCTGATCTCGGAAAGATGGTTCATTTGGACCCAAACCACAAAGGCCGGTAG
- a CDS encoding MFS multidrug transporter, putative, protein MPIVDNNGGQSVNSCPSEATPLLRNDSVHQKTNYHDVSYSATDIESGCSSNDTEEYARTRCLSSISSASEGLDVGAASMADSPNQELRILTQDEKNYAARFIDISPTRFWVIFSGIMMGYMIGFFDSTLMASSHPVITSYFNAANSASWLSTAFLLTSTAFMPLFGRISDAFGRKPVYLFSIAMFFFTTAGCGLAQSIGSFIAARALCGLGAGGVFSIGQIISSDLVHLEYRGVYQSYINLCLGIGGSLGLAFGGYLCDHIGWRGAFLIQLPFIFVYFIAAAWTVPADLGIKQTEMERMKIWQLVRSIDILGSFILIVCVTLLIVGLNFGGNVYPWGHPLIVISLSSSFVLAVILVRYEQHVPRPVLPIELMSKNPRASIIFGNFFASMSIHTVLFNAPLYFQAVKLTSPTASGLRLMASSIAVTISSVSTGFMINWTRRLQPFVIIGVFFMVIGGFAAASMGVDTSQPLSMVCTSLSSLGQGFAFPSLMVGILATSEKQDQAVATTTLGLWRSLGAVMGVAVSSWIFQNSLIYHLNNNVTGVEKNYIISLVRKSVGTIAHLDPIHRREVTTSYSAALQLTFISAALWGVIVLMFMGRVRLPRLRKA, encoded by the exons atgcCCATTGTTGACAATAACGGGGGGCAATCAGTTAATTCTTGCCCCTCCGAGGCCACCCCACTTCTGCGCAATGATTCTGTCCACCAGAAGACGAATTACCACGATGTCTCGTATTCGGCGACGGATATTGAGTCAGGATGCTCATCCAATGATACGGAAGAATATGCTCGCACTCGCTGCTTATCCAGTATAAGCTCTGCATCTGAAGGTCTTGATGTTGGGGCGGCATCTATGGCTGACTCCCCCAATCAAGAGCTCAGAATCCTCACTCAAGATGAGAAGAATTACGCCGCGAGGTTCATTGATATCTCGCCGACAAGATTCTGGGTCATCTTTAGTGGCATAATGATGGGCTATATGATCGGCTTCTTCGACTCGACCCTCATGGCCTCCAGCCATCCAGTCATCACCTCCTACTTCAATGCAGCCAACTCAGCCTCCTGGCTATCGACGGCCTTCTTGTTGACTTCGACTGCATTTATGCCCCTATTTGGACGTATTTCTGACGCTTTTGGCCGGAAACCTGTCTATCTATTCTCTATCGCCATGTTCTTCTTCACGACGGCTGGCTGTGGCTTGGCGCAAAGTATCGGCAGTTTTATTGCTGCCCGCGCGCTTTGTGGGCTTGGTGCGGGTGGTGTCTTCTCCATCGGTCAAATCATATCAAGTGACTTGGTACATCTCGAGTATCGCGGGGTCTACCAATCATACATCAACCTGTGTCTCGGCATCGGTGGTAGCCTCGGCCTTGCCTTTGGGGGTTACCTGTGTGATCATATCGGCTGGCGGGGTGCATTTCTCATCCAACTGCCTTTCATCTTCGTTTACTTTATCGCAGCCGCTTGGACAGTCCCGGCCGACCTCGGCATTAAACAAACTGAGATGGAGCGCATGAAAATCTGGCAGTTGGTCCGGAGCATCGATATATTGGGATCATTCATCTTGATTGTATGTGTGACTCTGTTGATCGTGGGACTGAACTTTGGGGGAAATGTCTATCCTTGGGGCCATCCGCTTATTGTCATCTCCCTATCTTCATCGTTTGTCCTCGCAGTTATCTTAGTGCGCTACGAGCAACACGTCCCGCGACCTGTGCTACCAATTGAGCTCATGTCAAAGAATCCCCGAGCCAGTATCATTTTTGGTAATTTCTTTGCATCCATGTCTATACATACTGTGTTATTCAACGCTCCGCTGTACTTTCAGGCAGTGAAGCTGACCAGCCCAACTGCTTCTGGTCTACGCCTTATGGCCTCCTCCATAGCCGTCACTATCTCTAGTGTGAGCACCGGGTTCATGATTAATTGGACTAGACGTCTCCAACCTTTCGTCATCATTGGTGTTTTTTTCATGGTGATTGGCGGATTTGCAGCGGCATCCATGGGCGTTGACACCTCTCAACCACTCTCTATGGTCTGCACCTCATTGTCCAGTCTAGGTCAGGGCTTCGCATTTCCCAGCCTGATGGTAGGCATTCTCGCAACCAGTGAGAAACAAGATCAGGCCGTCGCAACAACCACACTGGGGCTGTGGAGAAGCTTGGGCGCCGTGATGGGTGTGGCTGTCAGCAGCTGGATCTTCCAGAATAGTCTCATATACCACCTTAACAACAATGTGACTGGTGTTGAGAAAAACTACATCATTTCACTTGTCCGCAAATCCGTTGGTACCATTGCTCACTTGGATCCAATTCATCGGCGTGAAG TCACTACTTCATATTCCGCGGCTCTTCAACTGACCTTCATATCTGCTGCCTTATGGGGAGTCATCGTATTAATGTTTATGGGCCGAGTCCGACTACCGCGATTGAGAAAGGCCTAG
- a CDS encoding Glutamine amidotransferase type 1, whose product MHSPLRIAVLECDTPLDNINRRYNGYGGVFRVLLKASANALNQPDKLDPETGLEITAWDIVNDDKYPKLEDVDAVLLSGSKHNSFEDIPWINRLVEFTQQVLAQNRVRLLGICFGHQIVGRALNTKVGRSDQGWEIAVCDVDLTDEGKELFGRNKIRIQQMHQDIVFNYPPNVISLGSSPRCAVQGMYAPRHFITLQGHPEFTGDIVTEIIQSRADVGTFKGDQAQDALSRAYNEHDGVVIGVAFLKFLLED is encoded by the exons ATGCATTCCCCGCTCCGCATAGCTGTGTTGGAATGCGACACCCCGCTTGACAACATCAACCGCCGCTATAATGGATATGGCGGGGTGTTCCGCGTGCTCCTCAAAGCTAGCGCCAATGCCTTGAACCAGCCCGACAAACTTGACCCAGAAACAGGTCTGGAAATCACGGCTTGGGACATagtcaatgatgacaaataCCCGAAGTTAGAAGACGTGGATGCCGTGCTTCTATCAGGATCAA AGCACAACTCCTTTGAAGACATTCCTTGGATCAACCGCCTCGTCGAATTTACTCAACAGGTGCTCGCACAGAATCGGGTTCGCCTACTCGGAATCTGTTTCGGACACCAAATCGTTGGCCGCGCATTAAACACAAAGGTCGGACGAAGCGACCAAGGTTGGGAGATTGCCGTGTGTGATGTTGATTTGACTGATGAGGGAAAAGAGTTGTTTGGGCGGAATAAGATC CGCATCCAGCAAATGCACCAGGATATTGTTTTTAATTATCCCCCGAACGTGATTTCTCTGGGCTCATCCCCGCGCTGTGCGGTGCAGGGTATGTATGCGCCGCGCCACTTTATCACCCTCCAGGGCCATCCTGAATTCACCGGAGATATTGTCACGGAGATTATCCAGAGTCGGGCCGACGTTGGTACTTTCAAGGGGGACCAAGCTCAAGATGCTTTGAGCAGAGCTTATAATGAACATGATGGTGTTGTTATTGGGGTGGCGTTCCTGAAGTTCCTACTGGAGGATTGA
- a CDS encoding Fungal transcriptional regulatory protein, N-terminal, with protein sequence MNLRKVAKAQPQSPDISTRTSTPKSQASDSQSTPRPRSSRKKSSDAPETKARRSDRVCRRGVRLNFIDTQTVAPPHIIARPLGSQVTFRDDSRLIASLYVGGFETYPPVQLETPVQQNRQSHHNLDFMRDSDLTTLFQSVAHSFGPLSFDVQPPNAADFVETDAWHQSHLVPGDELLPHGTSHFARKLAGKHDYHSFLTDPEQVYLLRTFTEEVGTRMDIMDEMNYFSQILPAFAIGEPTLLNAFLACGARHLSLTNKSYGDEKAAHYYDAATRDLLNEMQDPDRDSVLCATAALALGFSETTLNQSRHSGDHSAGSRALIRECGWTAKTPGLGGACFRISISLELLNCMRYNWTLSWDPNDWGIDMDMENSQVTDGGNQILWHHRILYIFAKVITFQPSSRPSHGLGDDAACAIQLNDHEWITHYRWCEQWVKFIPRSLVPLGYLQPWQTSSNSAFPEIWLVNRSAIISRLFYNAVRILLAKTHPFQSELNEDVRKMKRNHAHEICGLIAHTTDRGVADVSFYFLALAAECLETREAQGEVLGIFDTITKVTGTNAETIKNDLKRIWSWVDAHPHTVTPAQMHTNFFELDPSLSMSNNQGSSPSQHNPLLTAGDFSFENHPYQGCYVPPHHQHALNQYHQGTFELI encoded by the exons ATGAACCTTCGAAAAGTGGCGAAAGCGCAGCCGCAGTCGCCCGACATCAGCACGAGGACATCCACTCCCAAAAGCCAGGCTAGCGACTCACAAAGCACACCCCGCCCCCGCTCCAGTCGCAAGAAATCCTCGGATGCACCAGAAACAAAAGCTAGGAGA TCAGATCGCGTATGTCGGCGCGGTGTTCGTCTCAACTTTATAGATACTCAAACTGTGGCGCCTCCACATATCATCGCTCGGCCCCTTGGATCGCAGGTGACATTCCGAGATGACTCGCGTTTGATCGCCTCGCTGTATGTGGGAGGATTCGAGACATACCCCCCCGTCCAGCTGGAGACTCCGGTACAACAAAACCGACAATCACACCACAATCTTGACTTTATGAGGGATAGTGACTTGACAACTCTCTTTCAGTCGGTGGCACATTCGTTTGGCCCTCTTAGCTTTGATGTCCAACCTCCAAATGCAGCGGATTTCGTTGAAACTGATGCTTGGCACCAGTCTCACTTGGTACCAGGAGATGAACTTCTTCCGCACGGAACATCTCATTTCGCCCGGAAACTGGCTGGAAAACATGACTATCACTCTTTTCTCACTGACCCAGAGCAAGTGTATCTTCTCCGTACTTTCACGGAAGAAGTCGGTACCCGGATGGACATAATGGATGAAATGAACTAT TTTTCCCAAATTCTTCCGGCGTTCGCCATTGGCGAGCCTACATTGCTCAATGCGTTTCTCGCATGTGGTGCTAGACATCTTTCTTTAACAAACAAATCATATGGGGATGAAAAAGCGGCACATTATTATGACGCGGCTACTCGGGATCTTTTGAATGAAATGCAAGATCCTGACCGTGACTCTGTACTCTGCGCAACAGCAGCCCTTGCCCTCGGCTTCTCCGAAACTACGCTAAACCAATCAAGACACAGTGGAGATCATAGCGCAGGCTCCCGAGCTTTGATCCGAGAGTGTGGCTGGACTGCCAAAACACCTGGTCTTGGCGGAGCATGTTTCAGGATCAGCATCAGTTTAGAGCTCCTGAACTGTATGAGATATAATTGGACATTGTCTTGGGATCCAAACGATTGGGGGATCGACATGGACATGGAAAATTCACAGGTCACCGATGGGGGCAATCAGATTTTGTGGCATCATCGAATTCTTTATATCTTCGCGAAAGTCATAACTTTCCAGCCTTCTTCGCGCCCATCTCACGGCCTAGGTGACGATGCAGCATGCGCCATCCAGCTCAATGATCATGAATGGATTACTCATTACAGGTGGTGTGAGCAATGGGTGAAGTTTATTCCTAGATCCCTTGTGCCCCTTGGTTATCTGCAGCCATGGCAAACAAGTTCCAACTCGGCCTTTCCTGAAATTTG GCTCGTCAACCGATCTGCTATTATTTCTCGATTATTCTACAACGCCGTTCGTATTCTGCTGGCCAAAACACACCCTTTCCAGTCAGAGCTTAATGAGGATGTGCGGAAGATGAAACGCAACCACGCGCACGAAATATGCGGCCTGATTGCCCACACTACAGATCG AGGTGTGGCTGATGTATCCTTCTACTTTCTTGCACTCGCTGCAGAGTGCTTAGAAACCCGTGAAGCTCAGGGGGAGGTACTTGGCATCTTTGATACCATCACCAAAGTGACTGGCACCAATGCTGAAACAATCAAAAACGACCTCAAACGAATTTGGAGTTGGGTCGATGCTCACCCGCATACGGTTACGCCAGCCCAGATGCACACCAACTTCTTTGAATTAGACCCATCTCTATCGATGTCCAATAACCAGGGCTCATCTCCAAGTCAGCACAATCCCCTGTTGACCGCGGGTGACTTTTCATTTGAGAACCACCCGTATCAAGGATGCTATGTGCCACCGCATCACCAACATGCACTCAATCAATATCACCAAGGTACATTTGAGTTGATTTGA